The window TGCCTACGACGCCATCGTCAGCGGCGAGCCTTACCCCATCAAGGCGTACATCTGTCACCGCCACGATCCGCTCATGGCTTTCCCGGACGTGGATGACGTCAAGGCCATGTGGAAGAACCTCGAACTGCTCGTGGTCCCGACCTTCTCCTGGTCCGACACCGCATGGTTCGCTGATGTGGTTCTGCCCATCTCCCCGTTCCTGGAACGCGACTCCATCATCATGACCAAGAATGGCCCCAAGCCCGGCTTTGTCATGCGCAAGCGCGCCATGGAACCGGTCTACGACACCAAGGCAATTTGGGAAATCTACTCTGGCCTGGCCAAGCGCTTCGGTCTGGACGAAATCGCTTTTGACAAGGTCGAAGACCTCTGGAAATTCCAGCTGGAAGGCACCGGTTACACCATTGAAGACTTTGCCGAGACCGGCAGCGTCAGCCTCGCCTCCGAAGCCATCTACAAGCCCATCACCGACCAGACCTTCAAGACCCCGTCCGGCAAGGTTCAGGTCTTTGACAAGAAACTGGAAGAAGACGGCCTGCAATCGCTCCTGCCATACAAGTCTCCGGAGTTCCCCCCGGCAGACAAATTCCGCATCACCTTCGGACGCTGTGCCCTTCACACCCAGGGGCACACGGTCAACAACTCGCTCCTGTTCGAGCGGATGCCGGAAAACACCTTGTGGATCAACACCGACAAGGCCAAGGCCATGGGCGTCGAGACCGGCGACACTCTCAACGTGTCCAACAACGGTTACTCTGCAGAAATCAAGGCGTTCGTCACGGACTTCATCCATCCTGACGCTGTCTTCATGATTCACGGCTTCGGCCACACCCTGCCCTGCGAATCCCGTGCAAAGGGCCGTGGTGCTGCCGACAACCAACTCATGCCCAAGGGCATCAAGAAGTATGACAAGGGCGGCGGCGCAATCTCCATGCAGGAGCATTTCGTCACCGTTTCCAAATCATAGGACTCCTCAATCTCATCCTAACCCCCAAAGAGGGTCGGCTTCCCCCCAGAGGCCGACCCTCTGGCTTTTCCGACAATTAACAACAAAAAGCCTCTTGCACCCAATCAGTGCAAGAGGCTTTTTGGTATAACTGGCTCAACTTAGTGAGAGAGATACTTCTGCAAATACTCCTGCTGAATCGACAGCGGAGAGACGCTTTGAAGCCCCTTATTGAACAAATTACGAATTCGCTCACCATCATCTGTTCTTTTAAAGGCTACATGCAGATGGAGGATAGCGAGCAGATGCGGGTCCATCTTGAGTTCACCACGCCGAGCATGGAGGAATGGGTCTTTACTCATGAGATAGGTAAACACGTTGCTGTCGATGACCCCATAATCGACTCGCCCAGCCAGCACCTTGCGCAGAACGAAGATGTCAGAGACAGACTCATCGACTACAATCTCGTTCTTTGCCACCATTTCATCGAATACAGGAGAGTTGGCATACCCCCTGACTGTAGCAAAAACAAACTTCTTCCAATCAAGCACGGAGTACCATCTGATGGCCCGTGCACGACGCTTGGCAAACCCCAAGGGGCTTCTACCTATGCTGTCAGAGAAGAAATATGTGTTCACCCGTTCCGGGTCAGGATATTCAGGGAAATAGCCCATTATCTCAGGGTTATTATGGGCTTCGTAAAGCGTCCGGCTCCACGGAAAGTATCGAATATCAACGTCAATATCCACTGCTTCAAAAGCAGCCCGCACAACCTGGGCAGATATTCCACCACTGTGTAACGAGTTGCCCACGTATGGAGGCCATTCAACTGACGCCAATACAATCGTCTCCCGTGCCATGCAGGGGGCTTGCAACAGGAAAAAGGCTATCAAAAGAAAGGCAAAACGTCTGAACATGCTTTAACCATACGACAATCCCTACAAAAGGTGAATGCCGTTATCGCAATAATCAGATTGCCTGAAGATTAACCAGTCATTTCCTTCCGGGGAATGACAACACGAACGGTTGTTCCTTCACCGAGAGTGGAATTGAGAGACAGACTCCACTGATGAGATGCGACGACCTTGCTCACCACACACAATCCCATGCCCGAGCCATTGGGCTTGAGGGAAAAGAACGGATCATAGATGTGAGCCATGTTATCTTCGCTGATGCCCACGCCCTTATCTTCGATCTCGACAACACAGGCCAGGCGCCCAGGAGAAACCGTCACCGAAACCTTGGGACGGCCATCACTGAAATCCACGCTGTTCTGCATGATTTCGGTAAAGGCTGAAGCGAACAGGGCGGGATCCACCTGCACAGTCTGATCCGGACAAACGACATCCCACTCCACACCGTCTGCACCTTCATAGCGAGCATCCACCCCTTCCATGACCTGCTCCAGCATGTCACGGATATTGGAAGGAACCATCTCAGCCGCCTCAATTGAAGCATAATGGGTAACGTCACCCACCATCTTCTCCAACCGTGTTGATTCCTCACGAATGGTTTCGAGATACTCCTTCACCTCTTCAGAACACCCTTCCCGGCGGGAAATGATCTTGGCGAAACCGGCAATGGTCATGGTCCGATTGCGAACCTGATGGGCCACGGACATGGCAAGCAGATGCAGGCCACGCTGGGACTCATCAATGGTCTTGAGATCGCGATAGGAACGAATGGCAGTGGTGACGGCGGTAACAAGGCTATCGGCGGTCATCTCAGACTTCTGCCGATAGTCGTTGATATCGAGATCGGCTACCACCTCTCGTTCGGGCGCCTCGCCGGGTTGGCCGGTGCGAAGAATGATGCGAACAAGCTTGTTCTTTGCTTCGGAGCGCACAAAACGGGCTACATCCAAACCCGAATGCGAGGTCTCCATGACCACATCGAGCAGCAGCACGGCGACATCCTTGTGGTCAAGCAACATCTTCTGCGCTTCCTGCCCGGAGTAGGCGCTAAGACATTCCACGGACCGTCCCTCGAAAGTATAATCGGCAAGCACGAGGCGCGTGACAGTATGAACGTCCTTCTGGTCGTCCACAATCAACACTCTCCAGCTGTCGTTTATCTCTTCCGAGACAACGCTCTCCGCGTCATCTTGTTCGTCCGCAAAGATCAACTCATCGTTCATTAGCAGCTCTCCCGATAGCTCCATATTATCAGAAAGCATGTCAGACGCCATGATTAATCTTCTTCAGGCTCTTGGCGAGGAAAAGGTAGACGAATTACTGTCGTGCGCGGAACTTGTAGAGGATTTTACCGAGGGTTCCATTGGCCCGGATAATATCAAGCCCCTTCTGCAAAGTTGCCACGACTTCATCCGGCACCTTCTTGTTGAAGGCTACCCATCCGCCTTCGGGATTGAAGAGGTAAAAGCTCTCCAACTCATCAGCAGTCACCCCACCCTGCTTCAAGGCATAATAGGTGGCTCGCTCATCCCCCATGAGCAAGTCGCATCTGTCATGGGCAAACTTGCGCACGACCAGTTCCGGGGACAGTGATTCGATAATATTTCTGGAGGGCACTCCGATTTCCAACAGATAGTCCCTCATGCCGCTGAACTTCTGGACCCCGACCGTATAGTTCTTCACATCAGTCAACGAGTTGATCGAAAAACGCCCTTTCTTGGCGATGAAAACCATCTGAAAATCAACGATGGGACCAGCCCACTTGAACAGCTGCTCACGCTCTTCAGTACGTCGGGTAGTAAATGCACAGGTATTCGGTTCATGTTGAATGCTATCGTAGATTCTGGCCCACGGGAATGTCTCCACTTTCCACTTGTCCAACGGAGTACCGACAGCATTGAGGGCTGCCTTCAGCACTTCATAGCTGACACCAGCAAATTGGCCATTTTCCAGATGGGTATACGGCGGCAACTCTTCCACCAGGAAACGGATATCCTCAAGTCCCTTGCCCCGGCTTTCAGCAACAGGCCAACCGACGCTGCATAGCAGCGTAAGGAACAGAACAAGCGTCCACCGTTTTACCTGATTATGGGACAGAATCACGACCGCATCTCCTTGAGATATTCAGCAACCCTCAATATATAGCATCACTGAACACCCCAAACAATGATAAAGGGCCCTGGCAAAACCAGGACCCTTTAATCGTTGCCTCCGATGGAGGCGGTACGAATGCGCTTGCTGTTGTTGGACTAGGCGTCCATTTTGGGCGATTCGTTCAAGTGCTCACGGCACAGACACACAATGGCGCCGCGCTCGCTGTCGTAGTGGGGGCTCACGTCGTGGTCAGTCCCGCACACGGCGCAGACGTATTCCTTCTCACAACGCGGGAAGCACTCCATACGATTGAGCATCTTGTTGAAGCGGCTAATGATGGGAAACATGGGATGCTTCGCATGCCGCCTGATATCCTTGCTGTTCAGTTTGCCGTTGTCGTTCACTTTGACCGTGATCATTCGGGAGCGGTTGATAACACCCTCCTTCTTGTTCATGACGATCTTCGTGGGTTCTACCCAACGACAGATAATCCGTTTTCGTTCCTGATCGAAACGCATAGACATGACTTTTCTCCTATAGTGACGTTCATTTCTCCCTTGTCACTTAGCTTTGAAATACACGTCAATTTTCATGCAGGAACCAGGCACTCCCGGATCGGCCCAGCTCGGTTTAAATTTCGTAATCAATTGCCTGACGACTGCTCACCACGGTCTTGACGAATTCGACGCAAGCCAGATGTTCAGGATGCGTAGCGTAGTGGGCCAGTGCCTCGGCATCGTCGTGCTCGGAGCAGAGAATCACATCAACCTTGGGGTCATCGGTCAGAATCTTGTAACCAACTTCGATGTGCTGCAGGCCTTCAATGCGACCCATCAGGGCTTCGAGCATTTCTTTCATCTTTTCAGCGTTTTCCTGAGCGGAAACGCCATCAACTTCCTCTTTCAACGTCCACCAGACGATATGCCTAACCATGTTCGTACTCTCTCTATTTTCAATTAACTCAGTATGTTGACGAAATTCCTGAAAAAAGACTACTCGCCTACACAATCCATAGTAAACATAAAAACATTATCTGTCATCCAGTAAGCCATTTTTTATAAAAGGTTTACTGCATTTCACGGATGATTTTGGTCAGGTCTCCGGCCAACTGAGACAGACGTCTGATGGCCTCGGAAGCCTCGACCATGAGAGACTCGGTTTCGCCGGCCACACGGGTGACTTCCATGGTGGCCTCGTTGATTTCCTCACTGGCAGCGGACTGCTGCTCAGCTGCGGTAGCAATGGCTCGAACCTGATCGGCGGTTGCTTCTGCCACTGTCACGATGGCAGCCAACGCTTCGCCGGACCGTCCGGCCATCTCCGTACTCTTGTTCACGGAGTCGACCGCTATTTCAGTAGCCTGAACATTCTTGCGGGCACCATCCTGAATACCGGTAATGGCGGAATGAACTTCATTGGTTGCCTGCATGGTCTTTTCAGCCAGCTTGCGAACTTCATCAGCAACCACCGCGAATCCGCGTCCGGCCTCACCGGCACGGGCAGCCTCAATGGCGGCGTTGAGAGCAAGCAGGTTGGTCTGATCAGCGATATCTTCGATGACGCTCAAGACCTTGCCGATGGCTTCCGAACGTTCGTCCAGTTCCTCCATGGAACCTTTTAACTGATCCGCATGGGTGGCAACCTGATGGATGGCGTCCACCACTTCGGTCACGATACCCTCGCCATCTGCTGCACGGGTGCGTGCTTCGTCGGCGTTGATGGCGGCATCCTGTGCATGACGGGCCACTTCCAATACAGTGGCATTCATTTCTTCCATGGCCGTGGCGGTCTCGCTGGAACGCTCGGTCTGAACATGAGTACCCTGCTGCGCATTGGACACAAGACCTTCCAGCTGGGTTGCTGCTGCGGCCAGCTCTTCGGATACCGAAGTAGCCTGATTGGCAGCAGTGGCGATGCGCTCATTCTGACACACGATCTCGGCCTCACGGCGCTTGAGTTCGGTGGTGTTCAGATACAGGCAACAACCGCCAATGATTTTGCCTTCCACATCATGCAGCGGAAAGAGATTTGCGAGAACGTTGATATCGCTGCCGTCCTCGTGGATGAAGATCGCTTCAAGGTTCATGTAACGAGTGTCGTCGTCCATGCAGTCCGCGATCTTGGACTTACGGTCATCCTTGTAAAATATCTGAGAGATCTTACGTCCGTAGTAAGACTCCGGGTTCTCGTTGGAGCCGATCATCTGAAGGCATTCACGATTGAGAAACGTGATGTTCTGATCGGTATCAACGATACAAATGGGTACGGGCAGCCCTTCCAAAATGGAAGTGGAGAAGCCTAGACGTTCCTTGAAGCGAGAAGACAGTTCCGCAACCAGCTCACCCAAGCCGGGCATGGAACCAACCAATGCTTCCTCTTCCTTGCGATCATAAACACCATCAAGGATATGTCCCACGTAGGAGGCGACTGTCTTGACAGGCTTGATCATGCCGCGACCAAGCATAAAAGTCAGTGCGATTCCGGAGAGTCCAAAAATGACGAGAAAACCGCAACTCACTGCCATGGCGGCCCACGGTTTGTCCCCATAAACAAACGCGAACCCGATGGATGCGGCTACCGTCATCATGAGGGCACCAAAGTACATGCCCACAAAGAGACGAAGATTAAAATTTCGAGCCTTTCCCATAACAGTGCACCTCGAGATTCGCTGGTTCTCGATGCAGACCTTCCCATTTTCCTGCATCAAACCATATTTGATTTGCCTAGTTGCGAATCCCTTAAAAGATTAAAAAAAATGGTCCCCCGCCCCGCAGCGGACGGGGGACCTACATGAAGGCTATAGTCTCTTAGGAGGAAGCGTGGCAGTTGCTTCGAGGGGATTGCGGTCCAACCTAATCAAGAGAGCCTCATGTAATCTTAGTTGGGGCAGACTACTTTTTCTGAGCGTCTGCCAGTACTTCCGACACGTGTCGGACTTTAACCTTGGAGCCGCGCTTCTTCAGTCCGCCGCGAAGCTGCATGACACAGCCGGGGCAGTCGGTGAGCAGCACGTCTGCTCCAGTCTCCTCGACGTTGTTGAGCTTCTTGTTCAACAACTCGGCGGAGAGTTCCGGGAATTTCATGGAGAAGGTGCCGCCGAAACCGCAGCAGACTTCTTCTTCATTGCATTCAATGTATTCCGAGCCGGACTTCTCGATGAGCTGGCGCGGAGCTTCGTGGACATCCAGACCTCGGCAGAGGTGGCACGGAGCGTGATAAGTGGTCTTGGTGCCTTCGCCCTTGTAGTCGTCTGCCTCTACCTTCAACACGTCGTTCACGAAGGAGGAGAAGTCGATGACCTTGGAAGCGAACTGATCGGCCTTGAGTTTCAGGCCGGGCTTGTCCATGACCAACTTCGGGTAGTTATGCTTGAGATGCGATGCACAGGAGGCGCAGAGAGTAATGATGTAATCATATGCGCCAGCGTCGAATGCACGCAGGTTCTGGGTGGCAACGTCCTTGGAAGTCTTCATCTCACCCATCATCTGGACGGGCAGACCGCAGCAGGACTGATCCATGGGGTATTCCATGTCCACGCCGTTTGCAGCGAAGATCTTGACCGCGGCCTGCATCTGCTCGGGGTAGACGAAGTCCTGTACGCAGCCGGAGAACAGAGCAACCTTCAGCTTGGGCTGATCCACGTAGGGACGGTTCTTCTGCCACCAGTCACGGAAAGGCACTTCAGCCACGGTGGGCAGTGCGCGGAAGGAGTGTTCCTTGGAGAAGATCATGGGCAGGTGACGGATGAAACCATCGCCTTCGGCCACGGGCTTCTGGCCCCACTTGGCGGTGCGAAGCAGAGTGTGGAACAGCTTGCGGTTCTTGAGCACAGCACCCATGAGACGCTGAGGAATCGGGCTGCCGTCTTCTGCCTGAATGCGAGCGTGGATTTCCTTGATCAGACGCGGCAGATCGATGCCACCGGCGCAGATATCCTTACACGCTTCACAGTTGATGCAGTTCTGAACGAGGTTCTTGGCCTTGTCCTTGCCGTGGAAGAAGTAGGTCAGGATCAGGCCGATGGCGCCGATGTAGATGTGACCCATCTTGTGACCACCAACCAGGCGGTAAACCGGGCAGACGTTGGCACAGGCGCCGCAGCGTACGCAGCGGTTAACCTGGGAGAACAGCGGATCGTTGATCAGTTCGGAACGACCGTTGTCCAGAACCACGTAGTGGATTTCCTTCTTGCCGTCTTCAGCCTCGGCAGCGAAGCACTCGTTGGCGCCGGTGATCCAGGTCACGTAGGAAGTGATCTGCTGACCAGTGGCGTTACGGGGCAGAGCCTTGAGGATGCGCAGTGCGTCATGCAGCTTGGGCAGGAGCTTGTCGATACCCATCAGGGCGACGTGGACGCGAGGCAGCGTGGAAACCAGACGAGCGTTACCTTCGTTGGTGACCAGGCCGATACCGCCGGTCTCGGCGATGGCGAAGTTGGCGCCGGTGATACCCATATCAGCCTCGATGTACTCCTTGCGGAGCTCACGGCGGGCAACCTTGACCAGCTTGGCGATGTCGTCGTCCTGCTTCTTGCCGGTGACGTCGGTGAAGAGGTCGGAGACCTGATGACGGGACAGGTGAATGGCGGGCATAACCATGTGGGACGGGCCCTCATGGCGCAGCTGAATGATCCATTCGCCGAGGTCAGTCTCGATAACTTCGAAACCAGCGTCTTCCAGGTCATGGTTGAGGAGGGTTTCCTCAGCGGTCATGGACTTGGATTTGACGATCTTCTTGACGCCGGCCTTTTTACCGATTTCAGAGATGATGCGGTTGGCTTCGTCGCCATCCTGAGCGTAGTGAACGTGGATACCAGCGGCTTCTGCGTTCTTCTTGAACTCGGCGTAGAGCTCCTTGAAGTTGGCGGCAGCAGCATCCTTGGATGCGGCGATGTCGTCGATCAGGCCCTTGACGTCCATGCCCTTGAAGGCGTTGGCGCGACCGGCACGGTATGCGACGGCGAAATTATCCAGAGTGGTGCGGAGGAAGTCGTTATCCAGAGACTCACGCAATTCCTCGCGATATTCTTTCAGATCGTTTGCTTTCTGCATGATTTAGTCCTCCAAGACCAAGATGTGGAGTTCAAGGGGACCGTGGACACCAATGGAGAGCACGCGCTCGATGTCCGCGGTACGGCTGGCACCGGTGATGTACGCCATGTAGTTGGGCGCTTTCTTCATGCGGGTCAGCATCATCTTTTCCACGCCGTAGGTGTTGGCGCGGAGCTTGGATTTGGGCAGGACGCAAACGTGAAATTCGCTGACCATGGTGGCCAGGCGGAGTTCTTCGCTGGGACAGTCCACCATCAGGGTGCCGGTGTCGGCGATGCCGTAGTCGGCGAAGGTGAACCCGATATCGATACCGGCGAGATGATCACGCATACCGGTTTCGATACATTTGAAGCCAGCTTTCTCTGCCTTGGCAGCCAGGGCCTTGTAGAGATCAGCCTTCAGGCCGGGAGCTGCGATGACTTTCTGCTGTTTGGTTTCGCACAGAGCTTCTGCTTCGTCAGACAGATTCTGTTCGCAACCGGCAGCAAGCAGCTGACAGGCTTCTTTTTGATCACAAATGTCGATAACGTACTGAAGAGCTTCTTCTTCGCTCTTGATTTCCGTAATCTTGGCAGAAACGAGTTCTGCTTTTTCAACAAACAATTTGTACTGTTCTTCCTTAGAAGACATAGTAGCACCTCCAACTTTTAGTAAAATGTAGGACCAAGGGCTCCCTCTTTGAGAGAGGGAGGGAGCCCCCCGCAACGGTCCAGTTTACTTGGTTATTACTTCTTTGGTCTCGCGCGCAATCGCGAGTTCCTCGTTTGTGGGAATAACCCAGACAGCAACGGTGCTATCGTCCGTGCTGATCTTCATGGGTTCTTTTGCGCGGTTGGCGTTGGCTGCTTCGTCGATTTTAACGCCGAAACACTCCAGACCCTTTACGGATTCATAACGAACGATGTCGTCATTCTCACCGATACCTGCAGTGAAGACGATGCCGTCTACATTGCCGAGAACGGCCATGTAAGCACCGATGTACTTGCGGTTACGGTAGGTCTGAACGCCCAGGGCGATCTCAGCGCGCTCGTCGCCCTTTTCAATCGCGGCATGGATGTCGCGCATGTCATTCAGGCCGCACAGACCCTTCAGACCGGACTCCTTATTCAGCATGGTGTCGATCTCTTCGATGGACATACCCTTGTTGCGTGCCAGGAATGCGTGAACAGCGGGATCCACGTCACCGGAACGGGTGCCCATAACCAGGCCTTCCAGAGGAGTCAGGCCCATGGTGGTGTCCACGGACTTGCCCTTCTCTACAGCGGTGATGGAACCGCCGTTACCCAGGTGCACAGTGATCATGTTCAGCTCATCGGCGGGCTTGCCAATCTGGGCAGCCAGTTCACCGGCGACGAACTTGTGGGAAGTGCCGTGGAAACCATAGCGGCGGACACGATCCTTCTCGTAAAGCTCGTACGGCAGAGCGTACATGTATGCGTGGGCAGGAATGGTCTGATGGAAAGCGGTGTCGAACACGGCGACCTGCGGTGCTTCCGGGAAGAGTTCCATGGCTACGCGGATACCGTCCAGATTGGCCGGGTTATGCAGCGGAGCCAGAGGTACGCAGGCTTCGATGGCTGCGATCACTTCGTCGTTGATCAGGGTCGGCTGGTTGAAAGCCTCACCGCCGTGAACAACACGGTGACCGATAGCATCGATCTCGCTCTTGTCCTTGAGCACGCCCTTTTCCGGATCACAAATCAGGTCGATGGCCAGACGCATGCCGGTGGTGTGGTCCGGAATGGACTGATGAAGCTTGGTGACAGCTTCATCATCAGTGTCAGGGTAGGCTTTATTCTTGAGGTCGCCTACCTCTTCACCGATACGCTCCACGAGGCCGTTGACCATGACCGCTTCGGTCTCGGTATCCAGCAGCTGATACTTGATCGATGAGCTACCGGAATTGATGACCAGAACTTTCATTTTTAATTCCCCATTGAGGTGTTAAACGTTTACGCATGTCAATGAGGCATGCGTTCTATAAGGCAAAGACGGGCCGGGTGAGGGAGGTTGCGCCCTCACCCGACCTGTCATTTATTTCTTTTCTGCCTGGGCCTGAATAGCCGTGATGGCAACAGTGTTCACGATGTCGGGAACGAGACAACCGCGGGACAGATCGTTGACCGGCTTGTTCAACCCCTGGAGAACAGGACCGATGGCGACAGCATTGGCTGCACGCTGGACGGCCTTGTAGGTGTTGTTACCGGTGTTCAGATCCGGGAAGATGAAGACCGTCGCCTTACCTGCCACGTCAGATTCGGGCATTTTAAGGGCGGCAACATCCGGGTCCACGGCAGCATCGTACTGAAGCGGTCCTTCGATGGGGAAGTCCAGACCACGTTCTTTAACGAGTTCCTTAGCGATCTTGGTCGCTTCGGTTACCTTTTGTACGTCCTCACCCTTACCGGAAGAACCGGTGGAGTAGCTGAGCATGGCCACACGGGGCTCAACGCCGAAGATCTGTGCGGTCTCGGCGGCACCGATGGCGATTTCTGCCAGCTGCTGCGCATTGGGGTTGGGGTTGACGGCGCAGTCACCGTAAACCAGGACGCGGTCCTTCAGGCACATGAGGAAGACAGACGAGACGATGGAACATCCCGGCTTGGTCTTCACGAACTCAAAGGCGGGACGAATGGTCTGGGCGGTGGTAGTCACCGAACCGGAAACCATGCCGTCTGCATAGCCTTTGTATACCATCATGGTACCGAAGTAGGTCGTATCAGACATACGATCCCAGGCCATTTCGGCGATCATGCCTTTGTGCTTACGCAGCTCGAGGTATTCCTCGGCAAACTGATCGAGCAGTTCAGACTCGCTCGGATCAATGATTTCCGCTCCTGAGATGTCCACTCCGAACTTGGAGGCGTTGTTGCGGATTTCCTCTTCTCGGCCGAGCAGGATAATCTCTGCCACGCCACGTCTGAGCAATATGTCAGCGGCGCGGAGGATTCGTTCGCCAGTACCTTCTGGCAGAACAATTCGCTGCTTGTCGCGGGAGGCCTTATCAAAGAGGGAGTACTCGAACATCTTCGGGGTGACGCGGGTGGAGCGCTGCTCGACCACGCGATCGCGGAGTTCCTGAACGTTTACGTGCTGGGCAAAGCCACCAAGAGCCGTAGCGATACGCTGGTGATCATTGGCTTCGATACGACCGTAAAGGCGGTTGAGTTCCTGCACGTTATGGTAGGTGTGACCCTTGACGGAGAGAACCGGAACCGGAACGCCGGTCCAACCCTCGATCAGCTTGTGGACGTTGTTGGAAACGTCCAGGCCACCAGTCAACACGATGCCTGCGATGTCCGGGTAGGAGCTGGACAGGCGAGTGGCGAGGCTGGACAGAATGATGTCCGAACGGTCGCCGGGAGTGATGATCAGGCTGCCGGGCTTGATGTAGTCGAGGAAGTTGCCGATCTGCATGGCGGCGACAACGTAGTTGTCCACCAGAGCCTGCAGGCCGGAGTGACCGTAGAGCACGTCGGCGTCGAGCCAACGCTTCACGTCCGCAATGGACGGCTTGCCCAGTTTTTCGTCCTCGGGGATCACGTATATGGGCAGGGCCTGGCCTTCATTCTTGCACTCGATGCCGCTGACCATATCCTGAGTCATGCCTTCGGGTGCGCGGTTGACCAGACAGGCCACGAAATCAACGCCCTTTTCTGCCAGGGTGTCCAGAGTGGTCTGAGTGATGTTGACCACCTCTTCAGGGGTCTTGTCACGACCGGAGGTCACCACGAGCATGGGTGCGCCGATGTTGGCGGCGATGTCGGCATTCAGGTCGAACTCGAATGCCGGATCCTTGCCCTTGAAGTCGGTACCTTCACAGAGAACGAAATCGTACTCCTGCTCCAGCACCTTGTATTTGTTCAGGATGTTCTCAAGGACGAGGTCCTGCTGACCGGAATTGATCAACTCACGGGCTTCCTTGAGAGTGTAAGCGTAGGTGTCGCGATAGGGGATGGACAGTTTGAAATGCTCAGTCATGAGAGCAATGTCGTGGTCCTTGTTCCCTTCGCCCGGATCATTAATGATGGGCCGGAAAATGGCGACATTATGCAGTTCTCTGAGGAGCATCTGCATGACACCAAGGATCACGGCAGATTTGC of the Pseudodesulfovibrio sp. zrk46 genome contains:
- a CDS encoding acetate kinase gives rise to the protein MKVLVINSGSSSIKYQLLDTETEAVMVNGLVERIGEEVGDLKNKAYPDTDDEAVTKLHQSIPDHTTGMRLAIDLICDPEKGVLKDKSEIDAIGHRVVHGGEAFNQPTLINDEVIAAIEACVPLAPLHNPANLDGIRVAMELFPEAPQVAVFDTAFHQTIPAHAYMYALPYELYEKDRVRRYGFHGTSHKFVAGELAAQIGKPADELNMITVHLGNGGSITAVEKGKSVDTTMGLTPLEGLVMGTRSGDVDPAVHAFLARNKGMSIEEIDTMLNKESGLKGLCGLNDMRDIHAAIEKGDERAEIALGVQTYRNRKYIGAYMAVLGNVDGIVFTAGIGENDDIVRYESVKGLECFGVKIDEAANANRAKEPMKISTDDSTVAVWVIPTNEELAIARETKEVITK
- the pta gene encoding phosphate acetyltransferase; the protein is MSKNLYVSATEERSGKSAVILGVMQMLLRELHNVAIFRPIINDPGEGNKDHDIALMTEHFKLSIPYRDTYAYTLKEARELINSGQQDLVLENILNKYKVLEQEYDFVLCEGTDFKGKDPAFEFDLNADIAANIGAPMLVVTSGRDKTPEEVVNITQTTLDTLAEKGVDFVACLVNRAPEGMTQDMVSGIECKNEGQALPIYVIPEDEKLGKPSIADVKRWLDADVLYGHSGLQALVDNYVVAAMQIGNFLDYIKPGSLIITPGDRSDIILSSLATRLSSSYPDIAGIVLTGGLDVSNNVHKLIEGWTGVPVPVLSVKGHTYHNVQELNRLYGRIEANDHQRIATALGGFAQHVNVQELRDRVVEQRSTRVTPKMFEYSLFDKASRDKQRIVLPEGTGERILRAADILLRRGVAEIILLGREEEIRNNASKFGVDISGAEIIDPSESELLDQFAEEYLELRKHKGMIAEMAWDRMSDTTYFGTMMVYKGYADGMVSGSVTTTAQTIRPAFEFVKTKPGCSIVSSVFLMCLKDRVLVYGDCAVNPNPNAQQLAEIAIGAAETAQIFGVEPRVAMLSYSTGSSGKGEDVQKVTEATKIAKELVKERGLDFPIEGPLQYDAAVDPDVAALKMPESDVAGKATVFIFPDLNTGNNTYKAVQRAANAVAIGPVLQGLNKPVNDLSRGCLVPDIVNTVAITAIQAQAEKK